In Candidatus Nanosynbacter lyticus, one genomic interval encodes:
- a CDS encoding alpha-amylase family glycosyl hydrolase produces the protein MKTWQNVASLYQIYPRSFQDLNGDGVGDLNGITFRLDYLSDLGVDAIWISPFFTSPMTDFGYDVADYQNVDPIFGGLDDFRMLLDEAHARRIKVMIDLVPCHTSDQHPWFVESRSSRDNPKRNWYVWRDKHNGKEPNNWRSLSGGRAWTYDETTRQYYLHSFLPTQPDLNWDNPEVRQAMQNVVRFWFDMGVDGMRVDAIWGISKDPELGDDSVNSNFYGDPDSYGAFVHDHCKHGPHFREYLHELASVCDEYDDRQMVFEFYPDEQLGDIWPQYREVIQAHPKSSTFFMEHRQNDWHGERTGWNIVNYLQACGDNLPFFCVGNHDQPRVRSRLGFERARALQFLNLLCPGVSVIYYGDEIGMENGQLTDADIRDNFSPNHTPVDSRDLERTPMQWDDTRFAGFSEVKPWLPVNKNRTFINVTEEKKNVYSILNLHRNLLQLRKDMPIFRDGSLEIIHSTGNGFILGIKRELETERAYIFINFADAPQSFFIPEDAEIIASTHSLDLIFKEKSNLTIPGYCGILLIK, from the coding sequence ATGAAAACCTGGCAAAATGTCGCTTCGCTATACCAAATTTATCCGCGCAGTTTTCAAGACCTTAATGGCGACGGAGTTGGTGATTTAAATGGCATCACTTTCCGGTTGGATTATCTGAGTGATTTGGGTGTTGATGCGATCTGGATTTCGCCGTTTTTTACCTCACCGATGACTGATTTTGGATATGACGTGGCGGATTATCAAAATGTTGATCCAATTTTTGGCGGTTTAGATGATTTTCGTATGTTGCTGGACGAAGCGCACGCACGACGTATCAAGGTGATGATTGACCTGGTGCCATGCCATACGTCCGACCAACATCCGTGGTTTGTTGAGTCGCGTTCTAGTCGAGACAACCCCAAGCGCAATTGGTATGTGTGGCGCGATAAGCACAATGGCAAGGAGCCGAACAATTGGCGCAGCTTGTCCGGGGGGCGAGCGTGGACGTATGATGAGACTACTAGACAATATTATTTGCATTCGTTTTTACCAACCCAGCCTGATCTCAATTGGGATAATCCTGAAGTGCGCCAAGCTATGCAAAATGTGGTGCGATTTTGGTTTGATATGGGCGTGGACGGCATGCGGGTTGACGCGATTTGGGGCATTTCTAAAGATCCAGAGCTAGGTGACGATTCAGTAAATTCCAATTTTTATGGCGACCCCGACAGCTACGGCGCATTCGTACATGACCATTGTAAACATGGGCCACATTTTCGGGAATATCTACATGAGTTGGCCAGTGTTTGTGATGAATATGACGACCGACAGATGGTGTTTGAGTTTTATCCGGACGAACAATTGGGTGATATTTGGCCGCAGTATCGTGAAGTTATTCAGGCGCATCCAAAAAGTTCGACATTTTTCATGGAACATCGGCAAAATGATTGGCATGGCGAGCGTACGGGCTGGAATATTGTCAATTATTTGCAAGCCTGTGGCGATAACTTGCCGTTTTTCTGTGTTGGTAATCACGATCAGCCGCGCGTTAGGTCACGCTTAGGCTTTGAACGGGCGCGAGCGTTGCAGTTTCTCAATCTGCTTTGCCCTGGCGTGAGTGTTATTTACTATGGTGACGAGATTGGCATGGAAAATGGTCAGCTGACTGATGCGGATATTCGTGATAATTTTAGCCCAAATCATACCCCAGTTGATAGCCGCGACTTGGAGCGCACGCCAATGCAATGGGATGATACTCGGTTCGCTGGGTTCTCAGAAGTAAAACCGTGGCTACCAGTGAATAAAAATCGCACATTTATTAACGTCACTGAAGAGAAAAAGAATGTCTATTCTATACTTAATTTACATAGAAATTTACTGCAGCTACGCAAAGATATGCCCATTTTTAGAGACGGTTCTCTAGAAATTATTCATAGCACCGGTAATGGATTTATCCTTGGTATAAAACGCGAGCTGGAAACTGAGCGGGCTTATATCTTCATCAATTTCGCTGACGCACCGCAGAGTTTTTTCATTCCAGAAGACGCCGAAATCATCGCCTCAACCCATTCTCTAGATTTAATTTTCAAAGAAAAAAGCAACTTAACCATTCCTGGATATTGCGGAATTTTACTTATTAAATAA